The following coding sequences are from one Pigmentibacter sp. JX0631 window:
- the rpe gene encoding ribulose-phosphate 3-epimerase: MKSEIKVSPSIAAGNLMRLEEEVKRLEESGADSIHFDVMDGHFVPLLTIGIPFIEQMRKITNMKLDVHIMVTNPDSVFQDYLNAGADILTFHQESAIHPHRICMKIKETGKKAGIALNPGTNWNTIEYLLPVLDQITIMSVNPGFSRQMHLPLVHKKISALAKYKKDNDLKYDIMVDGGVNSENVYLLRQLGTDIVVAGGAVFNYENYTEAILKIKKASITKL; encoded by the coding sequence ATGAAATCAGAAATAAAAGTTTCACCCTCAATTGCTGCTGGAAATTTAATGCGTTTAGAAGAAGAAGTTAAACGACTTGAAGAAAGTGGTGCTGATAGCATCCATTTTGATGTTATGGATGGCCACTTTGTACCATTATTAACTATAGGTATACCATTTATTGAACAAATGCGTAAAATTACTAATATGAAATTAGACGTACATATTATGGTAACAAATCCAGATAGTGTTTTTCAAGATTATTTAAATGCTGGGGCTGATATTTTAACTTTTCACCAAGAATCTGCTATTCATCCTCACCGAATTTGTATGAAAATTAAGGAAACAGGTAAAAAAGCAGGCATCGCCTTAAATCCAGGAACAAATTGGAATACTATAGAATATCTCTTGCCTGTCTTAGATCAAATAACAATCATGTCTGTAAATCCAGGTTTTTCTAGACAAATGCATCTTCCATTGGTTCACAAAAAAATTTCTGCACTTGCAAAATATAAAAAAGATAACGATTTAAAGTATGATATTATGGTTGATGGAGGAGTTAATTCTGAAAATGTCTACCTTTTGAGACAACTAGGAACAGATATTGTTGTTGCTGGTGGGGCAGTTTTTAATTACGAGAATTATACTGAAGCAATTCTTAAAATTAAAAAAGCCTCAATAACAAAACTTTAA
- a CDS encoding polyprenyl synthetase family protein gives MLPKFYATIKNDLEILESKLIEYLLTPNKPTNQVLSHIFSSGGKRIRPAIFLLCSQLIDYEGEFKFPIASVCEYIHTASLLHDDVIDNSSLRRNKPTVNSIWGDETAVLSGDLIYSAACRLMVKTRSLELIDDFAECIRFMSESELFQLELLWKKDTSLSDYERVVAGKTAILFQASAKTPCYLKNTSQELATHFANFGKFLGFAFQIFDDCLDYEGNEELLGKPVVTDLLEGKVTLPLIYSLQSENKNLDIIVSSVLENGKISSEEKSKLLLHVKECGGLEKSFNLAELYSQKARDALNEIAKLLILSEKQKLALDALNQITYFVLNRKN, from the coding sequence ATGTTACCTAAATTTTATGCTACAATTAAAAATGATTTAGAAATACTAGAATCTAAACTGATAGAATATCTTCTCACACCTAATAAACCTACCAATCAAGTCTTATCACACATTTTTTCTTCTGGTGGTAAAAGAATAAGACCAGCCATATTTTTATTGTGTTCTCAATTAATAGATTATGAAGGGGAATTTAAATTTCCAATAGCTTCAGTATGTGAATATATCCATACTGCAAGCCTTTTGCACGATGATGTCATTGATAATTCTTCCTTAAGAAGAAATAAACCGACAGTAAATTCCATTTGGGGCGATGAAACGGCTGTATTATCCGGAGATTTAATCTATTCTGCTGCATGTAGACTGATGGTCAAAACTAGATCTTTAGAATTAATTGATGATTTTGCTGAATGCATTCGTTTTATGAGTGAAAGCGAATTATTTCAATTAGAATTACTTTGGAAAAAAGATACTTCTTTATCTGATTATGAGCGAGTTGTTGCAGGAAAAACAGCTATATTATTTCAAGCGAGTGCAAAAACTCCTTGCTACTTAAAAAATACTTCCCAAGAGTTGGCAACACATTTTGCAAATTTTGGTAAATTTTTAGGATTTGCATTTCAAATTTTTGATGATTGTCTTGACTATGAAGGAAACGAAGAACTACTAGGTAAACCTGTAGTAACTGATTTATTAGAAGGAAAAGTTACTTTACCTTTAATATATTCTCTTCAATCTGAAAATAAAAATCTTGATATTATTGTTTCATCAGTTTTAGAAAATGGGAAAATATCTTCAGAAGAAAAATCAAAGTTACTTCTTCATGTAAAAGAATGTGGTGGTTTAGAAAAGTCTTTTAATTTAGCTGAACTCTATTCTCAAAAAGCAAGAGACGCTCTAAATGAAATAGCAAAATTATTAATACTTTCTGAAAAACAAAAATTAGCTTTAGATGCTTTAAATCAAATTACTTATTTTGTTTTAAATAGAAAGAATTAA
- a CDS encoding pitrilysin family protein, whose product MLTYKINKKTLKNGLQFFYCHTPDTVNFEISMHINTGARDEIEETNGVSHFLEHMMFRGSKKYPNSLELAKAMESFGSETNAMTGVEHTSYWIKGDSEKTLEAIECFSDFFLHPNYADLEIERSVILQEMASDFNEAGDSIDTESLSMSTLFANHPLGNPIIGSEHIVKKISEKELSAKRRDFYTPERCVLTICTSKSEQEVTNYVEKYFGHIWEHNNNSNPNRIFADNFIPQLSQLKKPQNALCLQNNPDNQFAIKIIFPTSGGLTEEIVLITFLQRLLDDGICTRLPANIREKYGLVYDISCDTQFFKEIGTFSIDATVSEDKINELLEKLSVELKNIVTEKPLESEVNHIKFRYNFDLKQIKETPFRLLNREATAYFMDSNLSVDDEIKIVQSITPDLVLKIAKKVFGSARRGFVLIGPKARKKRDQVEKLLSVFDNIKEI is encoded by the coding sequence ATGCTTACATATAAAATAAACAAAAAAACATTAAAAAACGGTCTGCAATTTTTTTATTGCCATACTCCAGACACTGTTAATTTTGAAATTTCAATGCATATTAATACTGGTGCTCGTGATGAAATAGAAGAAACAAATGGAGTTTCTCATTTTCTAGAACACATGATGTTTCGTGGCTCTAAAAAATATCCTAATTCACTTGAATTAGCTAAAGCAATGGAGTCTTTTGGTAGTGAAACAAATGCAATGACAGGCGTTGAACACACTTCTTATTGGATAAAGGGAGACTCAGAAAAAACTTTAGAAGCGATTGAATGTTTTTCTGACTTTTTCTTACACCCCAATTATGCTGATTTAGAAATAGAAAGATCAGTTATTTTACAAGAAATGGCTTCTGATTTTAATGAAGCCGGTGATAGTATTGATACAGAATCCTTATCAATGTCTACATTATTTGCAAATCATCCTTTAGGTAACCCTATTATTGGTAGTGAGCATATTGTTAAAAAAATCTCAGAAAAAGAGCTCTCAGCTAAAAGACGGGATTTTTACACCCCTGAAAGATGTGTTCTAACAATTTGTACCTCTAAATCTGAACAAGAAGTTACAAATTATGTTGAAAAATATTTCGGTCATATTTGGGAACATAATAATAATTCTAATCCAAATAGAATATTTGCAGATAACTTCATCCCTCAATTATCGCAATTAAAAAAACCGCAAAATGCTTTATGCTTACAAAATAATCCTGATAATCAATTTGCTATAAAAATTATTTTTCCAACATCTGGTGGATTAACAGAAGAAATTGTATTAATTACTTTTCTCCAAAGATTACTTGATGATGGTATTTGTACCAGGCTACCAGCAAATATAAGAGAAAAATATGGATTAGTTTATGATATTAGTTGTGATACACAATTTTTTAAAGAAATTGGAACTTTCAGTATTGATGCTACTGTTTCAGAAGATAAAATAAATGAACTACTTGAAAAGCTATCTGTTGAATTAAAAAACATAGTAACAGAAAAACCTTTAGAATCAGAAGTTAATCATATAAAGTTTCGTTATAATTTTGATTTAAAACAAATTAAAGAAACTCCTTTCCGTTTACTAAATAGAGAAGCTACCGCATATTTTATGGATTCAAACTTATCAGTTGATGATGAAATTAAAATAGTTCAATCTATAACTCCCGATTTAGTTTTAAAAATTGCGAAAAAAGTTTTTGGCTCTGCTAGAAGAGGTTTTGTTTTAATAGGTCCCAAAGCTAGAAAAAAACGAGATCAGGTAGAAAAACTATTAAGCGTATTTGATAATATTAAGGAAATTTAA
- a CDS encoding 2-oxoglutarate and iron-dependent oxygenase domain-containing protein: MKQVPITSIEEYIKGSDRDKNNFIINFGKAIQEFGFVIVEDHEIENTLIDNCYEQAKQLFDLSLQIKKNYSAADGLGQRGYVSFGIEHAKNSDKGDLKEFWHIGREHFADRSLEKISAKNIWPTNELPHFKNLFLELYSKLDNMAIILLSAMSEYLGLEKDSLPKMAKDGNTILRALHYPPLKSNDFFSGAVRAGEHEDINLMTILCEATEGGLEILTRDGKWLEIQTKKGQMVVDSGDMLSRITNQIIPSTTHRVVNPKSAKNVSRYSMPFFIHPSENCELNVFKNCLSPSRAAKFPPILANEFLLQRLKEIGLGNKI; this comes from the coding sequence ATGAAACAGGTTCCTATTACTAGCATTGAAGAATATATTAAAGGTTCAGATAGAGATAAAAATAATTTCATAATAAATTTTGGAAAAGCAATACAAGAATTTGGCTTTGTTATTGTTGAAGACCATGAAATAGAAAATACTTTAATTGATAATTGTTACGAACAAGCTAAACAATTATTTGATTTATCATTACAAATAAAAAAGAATTATTCAGCTGCTGATGGACTTGGCCAAAGAGGTTATGTTTCTTTTGGCATAGAGCATGCAAAAAATAGCGATAAAGGTGATTTAAAAGAATTTTGGCATATAGGTAGGGAACATTTTGCAGATAGATCTCTTGAAAAAATATCTGCAAAAAATATATGGCCAACAAATGAGTTACCTCATTTTAAAAATTTATTTTTGGAACTTTATTCAAAACTTGATAATATGGCAATTATTCTACTATCAGCTATGTCCGAGTATCTTGGTCTTGAAAAAGACTCTTTACCAAAAATGGCAAAAGATGGAAATACTATTTTAAGAGCGTTACATTATCCACCTTTAAAAAGTAACGATTTTTTCTCTGGTGCTGTTAGGGCTGGTGAACATGAAGATATTAACTTAATGACTATTCTGTGCGAAGCTACAGAAGGTGGACTTGAAATATTAACTAGAGACGGAAAATGGTTAGAAATTCAAACTAAAAAAGGTCAAATGGTTGTTGATTCCGGTGACATGTTATCCCGTATAACAAATCAAATCATCCCATCTACGACTCATCGGGTTGTAAATCCCAAGTCAGCAAAAAATGTGTCTAGATATTCTATGCCATTTTTTATTCATCCTTCTGAAAATTGCGAGCTGAATGTCTTTAAAAATTGTTTATCTCCATCAAGAGCTGCCAAATTTCCTCCTATCTTAGCCAATGAATTTTTGTTACAAAGGTTAAAGGAAATTGGGTTAGGAAACAAAATTTAA
- a CDS encoding ABC transporter ATP-binding protein, which yields MKEENVLTVENLVTSFNVSGREVNAVDDCSFHVKKGKTLGIVGESGCGKSVTSLSIMRLIPTPPGKIKSGKILFGNKNILDLQEKEMRSIRGNKISMIFQEPMTSLNPVYTIGNQIAEVFQTHKKVSQKEAQNLSIEMLKQVRIPSPEKRIHDYPHQLSGGMRQRVMIAIALACKPALLIADEPTTALDVTIQAQILALMNNLQEDNGMSTILITHDLGVVAETCDDVVVMYAGKIVEKASTKEIFTNPKHPYTIGLLNSIPRLGEKKDRLNTIPGIVPSLTKLPKGCRFQDRCSIATEECKISEPLLNEVEKNKFVACIKA from the coding sequence GTGAAAGAAGAGAACGTTCTAACTGTAGAAAATCTAGTAACTAGCTTTAACGTTTCCGGTCGTGAGGTTAATGCCGTTGATGATTGTTCTTTTCATGTCAAAAAAGGAAAAACATTAGGGATAGTTGGTGAATCTGGATGTGGAAAAAGCGTAACAAGTTTATCTATTATGCGTCTAATTCCTACTCCTCCAGGGAAAATAAAATCTGGTAAAATTCTTTTTGGCAATAAAAATATATTAGATTTACAAGAAAAAGAAATGCGCTCGATTCGTGGAAATAAAATATCTATGATATTTCAAGAACCCATGACAAGTCTAAACCCAGTATATACAATTGGAAATCAAATTGCAGAAGTCTTTCAAACTCATAAAAAAGTGAGCCAAAAAGAAGCGCAAAATTTATCGATTGAAATGCTGAAACAAGTTAGAATACCTTCACCCGAAAAAAGAATTCACGATTATCCTCATCAGTTATCAGGTGGTATGCGACAAAGAGTTATGATTGCAATAGCATTAGCTTGTAAACCAGCTTTATTAATAGCTGATGAACCAACAACAGCGTTAGACGTAACAATTCAAGCTCAAATTCTAGCTTTAATGAATAATTTACAGGAAGACAACGGAATGTCTACTATTTTAATAACGCATGATTTAGGAGTTGTCGCTGAAACCTGTGATGATGTTGTTGTAATGTATGCTGGAAAAATAGTTGAAAAGGCTTCTACAAAAGAAATATTTACAAATCCAAAGCACCCCTATACAATTGGATTATTAAATTCAATACCAAGGCTTGGAGAAAAAAAAGATCGCCTCAATACTATACCAGGTATTGTACCTTCACTAACAAAATTGCCAAAGGGTTGCAGATTTCAAGATAGATGTTCAATAGCTACAGAGGAATGTAAAATTTCGGAACCTTTGTTAAATGAAGTTGAAAAAAACAAGTTTGTTGCTTGTATTAAAGCATAA
- a CDS encoding dipeptide ABC transporter ATP-binding protein has protein sequence MTADNILQIKNLIKYFPIHGGLFGKEIAKVHAVDDVSFSLGKGKTLGLVGESGCGKSTLGRAILRLIEPTSGTIIFNGKDITQLSQKELRHLRKEFQIVFQDPFASLNPRMSIREILSEPFEIHKLYTNKNERELKIISLLKEVGLNPEFIDRYPHEFSGGQRQRIGIARAISLNPKIIICDEPVSALDVSIQSQILNLMMDLRDKYHLSYIFIAHDLSVIEHISDDVAVMYLGKIVEYTSSDNLYSKPLHPYTKALISSIPKHDIVEKRKRQVIQGDIPSPINPPSGCRFHTRCPFAKEICSQKIPELKNMGTENSPHFVSCHFTKELSDKTI, from the coding sequence ATGACTGCAGACAATATTTTGCAGATAAAAAATTTAATTAAATATTTTCCTATTCATGGTGGATTATTTGGCAAAGAAATTGCAAAAGTTCATGCTGTCGATGATGTTTCCTTTTCATTAGGTAAAGGAAAAACATTAGGTTTAGTGGGAGAATCGGGATGTGGAAAAAGTACTTTAGGAAGAGCTATTTTAAGATTAATTGAACCCACATCTGGAACAATAATTTTTAATGGCAAAGATATTACACAACTCTCTCAAAAAGAACTTAGACATTTAAGAAAAGAATTTCAAATAGTTTTTCAAGATCCATTTGCAAGTTTAAATCCTAGAATGTCAATTCGTGAAATACTATCTGAACCGTTTGAAATACATAAATTATATACAAATAAAAATGAAAGAGAATTAAAAATAATTTCTCTTTTAAAAGAAGTAGGATTAAATCCTGAATTTATTGATAGATATCCGCATGAGTTTTCTGGTGGACAAAGACAAAGAATAGGAATTGCAAGAGCAATATCTTTGAATCCTAAAATTATAATTTGTGATGAACCCGTAAGTGCGCTTGATGTATCCATTCAAAGTCAAATATTAAATTTAATGATGGATCTTCGAGATAAATACCATCTTTCTTATATATTTATTGCACACGATTTGTCCGTTATTGAACATATTTCAGATGATGTTGCAGTAATGTATTTAGGTAAAATAGTTGAATATACATCTTCAGATAATTTATATAGTAAACCATTGCACCCATATACAAAAGCTTTAATATCTAGTATTCCAAAGCATGATATTGTTGAAAAAAGAAAACGCCAAGTCATTCAAGGTGACATACCAAGTCCAATTAATCCACCTTCAGGATGTCGTTTCCACACACGATGCCCATTTGCTAAAGAAATTTGTTCACAAAAAATACCAGAATTAAAAAATATGGGAACAGAAAATAGTCCCCATTTTGTATCTTGTCACTTTACAAAAGAATTATCTGATAAAACTATTTAA
- a CDS encoding S-adenosyl-l-methionine hydroxide adenosyltransferase family protein, producing the protein MFSNLKQQVLKGSKLLSACLIFVFGNVAMAKAPVVLMTDFGLTDGAVSTMKGVIYTVDPSLTISDLSHNVEAFNVQEASYRLYQVMQYYPKGTVFVSVVDPGVGTSRKSIVAETNNGYFIVTPDNGTLTNIAAAYGIKEIREIDETKNRLENSEKSHTFYGRDVFAYTGGKLAADKITFAEVGPHILKEYIKFPIQTSQVKNNAIHGTVIILDGDYGNLWTNISPENLKQIGAEVGKQIQVEILDKKDKVIYRKKIHYGNTFGDVKVGSEVSYLNSLGNFAIAINQGNFAKKYNIKPEFKIIVKM; encoded by the coding sequence ATGTTTAGTAATTTAAAACAACAAGTTTTAAAAGGAAGTAAATTACTTTCTGCTTGTTTAATTTTTGTTTTTGGAAATGTAGCTATGGCAAAAGCGCCAGTCGTTCTTATGACTGATTTTGGTTTAACCGATGGTGCTGTGAGCACTATGAAAGGCGTAATTTATACTGTTGATCCCAGTTTAACTATTTCAGATTTATCGCATAATGTTGAAGCATTTAATGTTCAGGAAGCTTCGTACAGATTATACCAAGTAATGCAATACTATCCTAAAGGGACTGTTTTTGTATCTGTAGTAGATCCGGGGGTAGGTACTTCTAGAAAATCTATTGTAGCTGAAACTAATAATGGTTACTTTATTGTAACTCCGGACAACGGAACGTTGACAAATATAGCTGCTGCTTATGGAATTAAAGAAATTAGAGAAATTGATGAAACCAAAAATAGATTAGAAAACTCAGAAAAATCTCACACTTTTTATGGCCGAGATGTATTTGCTTATACTGGTGGAAAACTCGCTGCAGATAAAATAACATTTGCAGAAGTTGGACCACATATTTTGAAAGAATATATAAAATTTCCGATTCAAACTTCACAAGTAAAAAATAATGCTATTCATGGTACTGTTATTATTTTAGATGGTGATTACGGAAATTTATGGACAAATATTAGTCCTGAAAATTTAAAACAAATTGGAGCAGAAGTAGGAAAACAAATTCAAGTTGAAATTTTAGATAAAAAAGATAAGGTTATCTATCGCAAAAAAATTCATTATGGCAATACTTTTGGTGATGTTAAAGTCGGATCAGAAGTATCTTATTTAAATAGCTTGGGCAATTTTGCTATAGCTATTAATCAAGGTAATTTTGCAAAAAAATATAATATAAAACCTGAATTTAAAATTATTGTGAAAATGTAA
- a CDS encoding VOC family protein produces the protein MKHENRSLGLVNYHSIQYFSRDLKSCVEWHKKTFGFEEIAQSSENWEKRHGMRSVVLRGAGSIGWIITEPIEKNSTAGRYLSTHPDGVAFLNFKVKNLKKTVEFLADKKAAFLYEIENHKSLNDGYWYETAIATALDDVGFRFIEESQYDQFAPGFKWINQEKNKHNSFGLDLGIDHVTCNGRSMHAITEFYRHCLGFEQYWGIEFHTNHHKPDLGTGSGLESIVMWDKESGIKFATNQPLAPYFNNSQIQIYVEDNRGSGVQHIAFGTKNIIDTVSKIRNKGAVFLEASDKYYEQLPARMSAMKLDKIKEPFNIIKENNILLDGSNSKYLLQIFMKEQSVQLQKKEAGPFFYEIIQREGDESFGEGNFKALFDSIEKQQVSENRQEMRERVDSLC, from the coding sequence ATGAAACATGAAAATCGTTCCTTGGGTTTAGTTAATTATCATTCTATCCAATACTTCAGTCGTGACTTAAAAAGCTGTGTTGAGTGGCACAAAAAAACATTTGGTTTTGAAGAAATAGCTCAATCAAGTGAAAATTGGGAAAAACGACATGGAATGCGTTCAGTTGTGCTTAGAGGAGCTGGAAGTATCGGCTGGATAATTACAGAACCTATTGAAAAAAATTCTACTGCAGGGAGATATCTTTCCACACACCCAGATGGTGTTGCCTTTCTAAATTTCAAAGTAAAAAATTTAAAAAAAACAGTTGAATTTTTAGCTGATAAAAAAGCGGCTTTCTTATATGAAATTGAAAATCATAAATCTTTAAATGATGGTTATTGGTATGAAACTGCCATCGCTACTGCGTTAGATGATGTAGGTTTTAGATTCATTGAAGAATCACAATACGATCAATTTGCTCCTGGATTTAAATGGATTAATCAAGAAAAAAATAAACATAATTCTTTTGGATTAGATTTAGGAATAGATCATGTTACTTGTAATGGACGTTCAATGCATGCAATTACTGAGTTTTATCGCCATTGTTTAGGCTTTGAACAGTATTGGGGCATAGAATTTCATACTAACCACCACAAGCCAGATTTAGGTACAGGCTCTGGTTTAGAAAGTATTGTTATGTGGGATAAAGAAAGTGGTATTAAATTTGCCACAAACCAGCCATTAGCACCATATTTTAATAATTCTCAAATTCAAATATATGTTGAAGATAATAGAGGTTCTGGAGTTCAACATATTGCATTTGGCACAAAAAATATCATAGATACGGTGAGCAAAATAAGAAATAAAGGTGCCGTTTTCCTAGAAGCTTCTGATAAATATTACGAACAACTTCCTGCAAGAATGTCTGCCATGAAACTCGATAAAATCAAGGAACCATTTAATATTATTAAAGAAAATAACATTTTACTCGATGGATCTAACAGTAAATATTTACTCCAAATTTTCATGAAGGAACAATCTGTTCAATTACAGAAAAAAGAAGCAGGGCCCTTCTTCTATGAAATTATTCAACGAGAAGGTGATGAAAGTTTTGGTGAAGGAAACTTTAAAGCTTTGTTTGATAGCATTGAAAAACAACAAGTATCTGAAAATAGACAAGAAATGAGGGAAAGAGTAGATTCTCTCTGCTAG